The sequence AGACACGCTCACGTAAAGGTTCTTTAACATCACCACCTTCAATAACCGGGGTCATTAAAATACCATCGTGAGTACCACAATCATCCTCAGTGACAACCAAATCTTGTGCAACATCAACTAAACGACGGGTTAGATAACCTGAGTTTGCTGTCTTCAAGGCTGTATCGGCTAGACCTTTACGTGCACCGTGTGTTGAAATGAAGTATTGCAATACGTTCAGACCTTCACGAAAGTTAGCTGTGATGGGTGTCTCAATAATTGAACCATCTGGCTTGGCCATCAAACCACGCATACCCGCTAACTGACGGATCTGTGCCGCAGAACCACGCGCACCAGAATCAGCCATCATAAAGATGCTGTTAAACGAAACTTGTTGCTCGTCTTGGCCTTCGCGGTTAACAACGGTTTCAGTGGATAAATTTTCCATCATCGCTTTTGCGACCCGCTCATTAGCCGCAGCCCAAATGTCAATAACTTTGTTATAACGTTCGCCCGCAGTAACTAAACCCGACTGGAACTGTTCTTGAATCTCAGCAACTTCAGCTTCAGCTTCAGCAATAATGCTGGCTTTCTTCTCCGGTATTACCATATCGTCAATACCAACAGAAGCCCCGGAACGCGCAGCATAAGCAAAACCGGTATACATGATCTGGTCGGCAAAGATAACCGTTGGTTTTAAACCTAAAACGCGGTAACAAGTATTAAGCATTTTAGAAATTGCTTTTTTACCCAACGGCTGATTAACCAATGAGTATGGCAGACCTTTTGGTACGATCATCCATAAGATAGCGCGACCAATGGTAGTATCAACTAACTGAGTTCCAGTCTCAACATTACCTTCACCATCACGCACTTCTTCTGTAATACGTACTTTAACGCGAGCATGTAAGGATGCTAAGCCGGCACGATAAACCCGTTCAGCTTCTTTCGGTCCAGACAATACCATGCCTTCACCTTCAGCATTTACACAATCACGTGTCATATAGTACAAACCAAGCACCACGTCTTGAGAAGGTACAATGATAGGTTCACCACTGGCTGGCGACAAAATATTATTTGTCGACATCATTAAGGCACGTGCTTCTAACTGCGCTTCTAAAGTCAGCGGGACGTGAACAGCCATCTGGTCACCGTCAAAGTCAGCGTTATAAGCAGCACACACTAAGGGGTGTAACTGAATAGCTTTACCTTCAATCAGAATAGGTTCAAATGCCTGAATGCCGAGACGATGCAGTGTTGGCGCGCGGTTTAGCATCACTGGATGTTCACGAATCACTTCATCGAGAATATCCCAGACGACCGCTTCTTCACGCTCAACCATCTTCTTAGCCGCTTTGATCGTTGTCGCTAATCCACGTAACTCCAATTTACCATAAATAAATGGCTTAAATAATTCTAATGCCATTCTCTTAGGCAAACCACATTGGTGCAAGCGAAGATAAGGGCCCACCGTGATAACGGAACGGCCTGAGTAATCAACCCGTTTACCAAGTAAGTTCTGCCGGAAACGCCCTTGTTTACCTTTGATCATATCAGCCAAAGATTTCAGCGGACGTTTATTCGAGCCGGTAATCGCACGTCCACGACGGCCATTATCCAGCAATGCGTCAACCGCTTCTTGTAGCATGCGTTTTTCATTACGTACAATGATATCAGGCGCCGCCAAATCCAATAGACGCTTTAAACGATTGTTACGATTAATAACGCGACGATATAAATCATTTAAATCAGAAGTAGCAAAGCGGCCGCCATCTAGCGGAACAAGCGGACGCAAATCCGGCGGTAATACCGGTAATACATTCAGAATCATCCACTCAGGCTTATTACCAGACTGAATAAATGCTTCTAGTAGTTTGATACGCTTAGTTAATTTCTTACGTTTAGTTTCAGAGTTAGTTGTATTTAACTCTTCACGCAAAACTTCACACTCTTGCTCTAAATCAAGATTTTTTAGCAAAGATTGGATCGCTTCCGCGCCCATTTTAGCGTCAAATTCATCACCAAACTCTTCCAAAGCATCAAGATATTGCTCTTCGGTCAAGATCTGTCCACGCTCTAAGCTTGTCATACCCCCTTCGACCACAACATAGGATTCGAAATAGAGTACTCGCTCAATATCACGCAAAGGCATATCAAGCAACAAACCAATTCGTGATGGTAATGATTTTAAGAACCAAATATGTGCTGTCGGTGAAGCCAATTCAATATGACCCATACGCTCACGACGTACTTTAGTCTGAGTGACCTCAACACCACATTTCTCACAAATCACACCTCGGTGTTTTAATCGTTTGTATTTACCACACAAACATTCATAATCTTTAACTGGCCCGAAAATACGCGCACAGAAAAGACCATCACGCTCAGGCTTGAACGTTCGGTAGTTAATCGTTTCTGGCTTTTTCACTTCACCAAATGACCATGAACGGATCATATCTGGAGAGGCCAGAGCAATTTTGATCGCATCAAACTCTTCGGTTTTAGTCTGTGCTTTCAGAAACTTTAATAAGTCTTTCACGGAATGGCTCCTGTCGGAGTTAAACCTGCGAGGAAGCGGTTTTAGCCACTTCCTCCTAAACCCAGTGTAACAATTTGTAAAGCTTAGTCGCTACTAGGCTTTACAACATCACTTATTACTCGTCTTCCAGTTCGATGTTAATACCCAACGAGCGGATCTCTTTCAACAATACATTGAAAGATTCCGGCATCCCTGGTTCCATCTGATTGTTGCCGTCTACGATGTTTTTATACATCTTAGTACGTCCGTTCACATCATCGGATTTAACGGTAAGCATTTCTTGCAAGGTGTAAGCGGCGCCATATGCTTCCAGAGCCCAAACTTCCATCTCACCAAAACGCTGACCACCAAACTGTGCTTTACCACCCAACGGTTGTTGAGTAACCAGACTATAGGAGCCTGTTGAACGTGCATGCATTTTATCATCTACAAGATGATTCAGTTTCAGCATATACATATAACCAACTGTCACCTGACGTTCAAATTTCTCTCCTGTACGGCCATCATACAATGTAATCTGACCAGAAGTCGGCAACTCAGCTAAAGTCAATAGTTCTTTGATTTCCTTTTCTTTTGCACCATCAAAGACCGGTGTTGCAATTGGCATACCTTTCTTCAAATTATGTGCTAACCGCAGAACTTCTTCATCAGAAAAGGTACTGAGATCAACTGTTTGACGAGGATCATCTCCTAAGTCATAAGCTTTCTGAATAAATTCTCTCAATTTGGCTACTTCACGCTGTTGTTTCAGCATGGTATTGATCTTATCGCCAATACCTTTCGCAGCCATACCCAAATGGGTTTCCAGAATCTGACCAATATTCATACGTGATGGTACGCCCAGTGGGTTCAAAACGATATCAACAGGGTTACCACTTTCATCGTAAGGCATGTCTTCAACTGGGTTAATTTTGGAAATAACCCCTTTGTTACCATGACGACCAGCCATTTTATCGCCTGGTTGAATTTGACGTTTTACTGCCAAATAAACCTTGACGATTTTTAATACGCCTGGCGCTAAATCATCACCTTGTGTGATCTTACGACGTTTAGCCTCTAGCTTCTTCTCAAATTCAGCTTTAAGCTCATCATACTGCTCAGCCAATTGCTCTAACTGATTTTGTTTTTCTTCATCCTTCAACGATAATTCTAACCAACGCTCACGCGGTAATTTATCCAGCTTGTCACCTTCAATACCGCCATTAGTTAGTACTGCTCTGATACGGGCAAATAAACCGGCTTCAAAGATACGCAACTCTTCAGTTAAGTCTTTCTTCGCATCACGAAGCTGCATTTCTTCAATTTCTAATGCACGTTTATCTTTCTCTACCCCATCGCGGGTAAAGACTTGTACATCAATAACCGTTCCTGATACCCCATTAGGTACCCGCAGTGAAGAATCTTTGACATCAGAAGCTTTTTCACCAAAAATAGCGCGCAATAATTTTTCTTCTGGCGTTAATTGCGTTTCACCTTTCGGTGTTACCTTACCAACCAGAATGTCGCCGCCCGTTACTTCGGCGCCGATATACACAATACCTGATTCATCCAATTTAGATAGTGCAGCTTCACCTACGTTAGGAATATCTGCAGTAATCTCTTCTGGCCCTAACTTAGTATCACGCGATACACAAGCTAATTCCTGAATATGAATGGTAGTAAAACGATCTTCTTGTACCACTCGTTCAGAGACCAAAATAGAATCTTCAAAGTTGTAACCATTCCAGGGCATGAACGCAACGCGCATATTTTGACCAAGTGCCAATTCACCTAAATCGGTCGATGGTCCATCAGCCAAAACATCACCGCGCTCTATCGGCTCGCCCAGCGCAACACATGGCATCTGATTAATACAAGTATTCTGATTTGAACGCGTATATTTTGTCAGATTATAAATATCAATGCCGGCTTCACCAGGATACATCTCATCTTCATTAACTTTGATAACTATACGTGAAGCATCTACATACTGGACAGTACCACCACGTTTAGCAACTGCTGTTACCCCAGAGTCAACAGCAACGGCTCGTTCCATACCCGTTCCAACGAGGGGTTTATCTGAGCGTAACGTAGGTACTGCTTGACGCTGCATGTTCGCACCCATCAATGCACGGTTAGCATCATCATGCTCAAGAAATGGAATTAATGAAGCACCAACAGACACAACCTGTTGGGTTGAAACGTCCATATATTCTACTTGATCTTGGCTAAATAGGCTGGATTCACCTTTATTGCGGCAAGTGATTAATTCTTCAACAAACCGACCATCATCATCTAAAACAGTATTCGCCTGAGCAATGATGTAGTTGCCTTCTTCAATCGCTGACAAATAATGAATTTCATCAGTTACGATACCATCCCGCACTAAACGATAAGGTGTTTCCAAAAAGCCATACTCATTGGTTTGTGCATAGACAGACAATGAGTTAATCAAGCCGATATTCGGCCCTTCAGGAGTCTCAATGGGACATACACGTCCGTAGTGGGTTGGGTGTACGTCACGAACTTCAAAGCCTGCGCGTTCACGTGTTAGTCCACCTGGACCTAATGCTGAAATACGACGTTTATGGGTGATTTCCGACAGTGGATTATTCTGATCCATAAACTGCGATAATTGACTTGAGCCAAAAAACTCTTTAACCGCAGCAGAAATTGGCTTCGCGTTAATCATGTCTTGTGGCATTAATGCATCTAAATCACCTAATGACAAACGCTCTTTAACCGCACGCTCTACTCGCACTAAACCAACTCGGAATTGATTTTCAGCCATTTCACCAACCGAACGAATACGGCGGTTACCTAAATGGTCAATATCATCAACTTCACCCTTACCATTACGAATATCAATGAGTTTTTTCATCACATCAATGATATCTTGTTTGCTTAAGATGCTTGAGCCTTCAATCGCATCACGATCAAGTGAACGATTAAATTTCATCCGTCCTACCGCGGAAAGATCGTAACGCTCTTCAGAAAAGAATAAGTTCTCAAACAGATTTTCTGCCGCTTCGCGAGTTGGTGGTTCACCTGGGCGCATCATACGGTAAATTTCAACTAACGCACTTAAACGATCATTGGTTGGATCAGTACGCAATGTTTCTGAAATATATGCCCCGTGATCTAAGTCATTAGTAAATAAGGTCTCAATGGTTTTATAACCACCTTGACTTAGACGTGCCAATATATCCAGAGAAAGCTCTGTATTCGCCGTACAGATCAATTCGCCGGTACTTTCATCAATATAATCTTTAGCTACCACTTTACCTGCAATATATTCAACAGGCACTTCGATACTAGTGATTTTGTCTTTTTCTAGCTGACGAATGTGACGTGCAGTAATGCGGCGACCTTTTTCGATATAGACTTTACCATTGGCTTCAATATCAAAAGAAGCTGTTTCGCCACGCAAACGTTCGGGTATTAACGTCATTAACAGCTTATTATCACGGATTTGAAAAATCGTCTTCTCAAAAAAGAGATTGAGGATTTCTTCGGTACCATAATCCATCGAACGTAGAATAATGGTTGCCGGTAATTTACGACGGCGATCAATACGAACGAAAAGATTATCTTTAGGGTCAAATTCAAAATCTAACCATGAACCACGGTAAGGAATGATACGTGCATTATATAATACCTTACCTGAAGAATGGGTTTTACCTTTATCACTATCAAAAAATACGCCAGGACTGCGATGTAATTGAGAAACAATAACACGCTCTGTACCATTGATAATAAA is a genomic window of Arsenophonus apicola containing:
- the rpoC gene encoding DNA-directed RNA polymerase subunit beta', whose product is MKDLLKFLKAQTKTEEFDAIKIALASPDMIRSWSFGEVKKPETINYRTFKPERDGLFCARIFGPVKDYECLCGKYKRLKHRGVICEKCGVEVTQTKVRRERMGHIELASPTAHIWFLKSLPSRIGLLLDMPLRDIERVLYFESYVVVEGGMTSLERGQILTEEQYLDALEEFGDEFDAKMGAEAIQSLLKNLDLEQECEVLREELNTTNSETKRKKLTKRIKLLEAFIQSGNKPEWMILNVLPVLPPDLRPLVPLDGGRFATSDLNDLYRRVINRNNRLKRLLDLAAPDIIVRNEKRMLQEAVDALLDNGRRGRAITGSNKRPLKSLADMIKGKQGRFRQNLLGKRVDYSGRSVITVGPYLRLHQCGLPKRMALELFKPFIYGKLELRGLATTIKAAKKMVEREEAVVWDILDEVIREHPVMLNRAPTLHRLGIQAFEPILIEGKAIQLHPLVCAAYNADFDGDQMAVHVPLTLEAQLEARALMMSTNNILSPASGEPIIVPSQDVVLGLYYMTRDCVNAEGEGMVLSGPKEAERVYRAGLASLHARVKVRITEEVRDGEGNVETGTQLVDTTIGRAILWMIVPKGLPYSLVNQPLGKKAISKMLNTCYRVLGLKPTVIFADQIMYTGFAYAARSGASVGIDDMVIPEKKASIIAEAEAEVAEIQEQFQSGLVTAGERYNKVIDIWAAANERVAKAMMENLSTETVVNREGQDEQQVSFNSIFMMADSGARGSAAQIRQLAGMRGLMAKPDGSIIETPITANFREGLNVLQYFISTHGARKGLADTALKTANSGYLTRRLVDVAQDLVVTEDDCGTHDGILMTPVIEGGDVKEPLRERVLGRVTAEDILVPGTADILIPRNTLLSEKWCDELEANSVDSVKVRSVVSCETDFGVCAKCYGRDLARGHIINKGEAVGVIAAQSIGEPGTQLTMRTFHIGGAASRAAAESSIQVRNKGNIKLVNAKFVKNSEGHLVITSRNTELRVVDEFGRTKESYKVPYGAHLNKGDGDGVNGGETVANWDPHTMPVISEVAGIIRFSDMADGQSIIRQTDELTGLSSIVVLDTAERTAGSKDLRPALRVVDAKGNDVLIPGTDMPAQYFLPGKAIVQLDDGAAINIGDTLARIPQESGGTKDITGGLPRVADLFEARRPKEPAILAEISGIISFGKETKGKRRLVITPIDGGDAYEEMIPKWRQLNVFEGERVERGDVISDGPESPHDILRLRGAHAVARYITNEVQEVYRLQGVKINDKHIEVIVRQMLRKVTIADAGSSEFLEGEQVEYARVKVANRKLEQDGKVPATFSRDLLGITKASLATESFISAASFQETTRVLTEAAVAGKRDELRGLKENVIVGRLIPAGTGYAYHQDRMRRRHMVNEPVESSQVSADEATANLAELLNAGFGNQDHE
- the rpoB gene encoding DNA-directed RNA polymerase subunit beta, translating into MVYSYTEKKRIRKDFGKRPQVLDVPYLLSIQLDSFAKFIEQDLEGQNGLEAAFRSVFPIQSYSGNAELQYVSYRLGEPVFDVKECQIRGVTYSAPLRVKLRLVIYEREAPEGTVKDIKEQEVYMGEIPLMTDNGTFIINGTERVIVSQLHRSPGVFFDSDKGKTHSSGKVLYNARIIPYRGSWLDFEFDPKDNLFVRIDRRRKLPATIILRSMDYGTEEILNLFFEKTIFQIRDNKLLMTLIPERLRGETASFDIEANGKVYIEKGRRITARHIRQLEKDKITSIEVPVEYIAGKVVAKDYIDESTGELICTANTELSLDILARLSQGGYKTIETLFTNDLDHGAYISETLRTDPTNDRLSALVEIYRMMRPGEPPTREAAENLFENLFFSEERYDLSAVGRMKFNRSLDRDAIEGSSILSKQDIIDVMKKLIDIRNGKGEVDDIDHLGNRRIRSVGEMAENQFRVGLVRVERAVKERLSLGDLDALMPQDMINAKPISAAVKEFFGSSQLSQFMDQNNPLSEITHKRRISALGPGGLTRERAGFEVRDVHPTHYGRVCPIETPEGPNIGLINSLSVYAQTNEYGFLETPYRLVRDGIVTDEIHYLSAIEEGNYIIAQANTVLDDDGRFVEELITCRNKGESSLFSQDQVEYMDVSTQQVVSVGASLIPFLEHDDANRALMGANMQRQAVPTLRSDKPLVGTGMERAVAVDSGVTAVAKRGGTVQYVDASRIVIKVNEDEMYPGEAGIDIYNLTKYTRSNQNTCINQMPCVALGEPIERGDVLADGPSTDLGELALGQNMRVAFMPWNGYNFEDSILVSERVVQEDRFTTIHIQELACVSRDTKLGPEEITADIPNVGEAALSKLDESGIVYIGAEVTGGDILVGKVTPKGETQLTPEEKLLRAIFGEKASDVKDSSLRVPNGVSGTVIDVQVFTRDGVEKDKRALEIEEMQLRDAKKDLTEELRIFEAGLFARIRAVLTNGGIEGDKLDKLPRERWLELSLKDEEKQNQLEQLAEQYDELKAEFEKKLEAKRRKITQGDDLAPGVLKIVKVYLAVKRQIQPGDKMAGRHGNKGVISKINPVEDMPYDESGNPVDIVLNPLGVPSRMNIGQILETHLGMAAKGIGDKINTMLKQQREVAKLREFIQKAYDLGDDPRQTVDLSTFSDEEVLRLAHNLKKGMPIATPVFDGAKEKEIKELLTLAELPTSGQITLYDGRTGEKFERQVTVGYMYMLKLNHLVDDKMHARSTGSYSLVTQQPLGGKAQFGGQRFGEMEVWALEAYGAAYTLQEMLTVKSDDVNGRTKMYKNIVDGNNQMEPGMPESFNVLLKEIRSLGINIELEDE